A window of Deltaproteobacteria bacterium genomic DNA:
GAAGATTGGCAAATGTTGACATGACCGAGCTTTCCATGGGTATGTCAGGAGATTTCGAAGTGGCCATAGAAGAAGGTGCTACTCTGGTGCGGGTGGGCACTGCTCTCTTTGGCCGGAGAACTTGAAGCGCTGGCGCATCACCTCATACATGGCCATGGCTCCGGCCGCCGAGGCGCTGAAAGAGTTCAACTCCCCCAGCTGAGGAATGGCTGCCAGCAGGTCACAACTTCTTTTTACCAGGGGGCGAATCCCCGCGGCTTCGCTGCCAATCACCAGGGCGGTTGGCTGAGTGAAATCCACCTCGAAGAGCAGCTGCTCCCCTTCCATGGCCAGGCCCACCACCCAGATGGCCTGCTGTTTCAGGACACCTATAGTTGCCGCCAAATTTGTTACCCTGGCCACAGGCACATGTTCGAGCGCTCCAGCCGAGGCTTTGTGCACGCCAGCAGTCAACCCCCCTGCCCGGTGTTTGGGAATTATAACGCCGTGAACACCGCAAAGATGGGCCGAGCGGATGAGGGCACCCAGATTCTGTGGATCCTGAATGCCGTCCAGCAGGAGAATGAAGGCAGGATCCTGCTGCCGGGCTGCAGTCAGTATATCCTCCAAGGTGGCATAGGTATATGGAGCGAGGAATGCCAGGATGCCCTGGTGCCTCACCTTGCCCGCCTTGTTCTCCAGCTGTTCTCGCTCACAGGAACGTATCTTGATACCGAGACCAATGGCCTCTTCGAGCAATTCTTTTACCGGACCACTGACTGAAGAACGGCTGACCCAGATTTCTTTAAACCGATGGCCCCGCACTCGAAGAGCCTCACGCACAGGATGTATGCCATATAGCATTTCTGTGGATCTGGCCATGGCTCCACTCTCGCTGGCTAGATCTATTGCTCTGCTGCTGGCGGGCGGTCGGCCTCTCCTCTCTGCTTTTTCCCGGGTGCAGCGAAACCCGGGCAACAGGAATGCATGGCAAACCTCATGGGGGAGAAGAAGGGTCATCCGCGGCGTTTTTCTGGGGCCCAAGGGTTCGATACAGTGCCAGCACACGGGAGGCAACCTTTTTGGTGCGGCAGCGTTCAGCAACAATGATGGCTGCCAGCATGTCCGTGGCCTCTTCGAGGGTGTCGTTGACCAGCAAATAATCGTACCAGGGCGCCTCGGCAATTTCCACGGCTGCCTGGGTCAACCTCGTCTCGAGGGAGGCAGCGTCTTCTGTACGCCGCCGCTGCAATCGCGCTTTCAGGCTGCCCGCGTCTGGAGGGAGAACAAAAATGAAGCAAGCTGTGGGATAATGAGCCTTGATTTGCCTGGCGCCCTGAACATCAATTTCCAGAATTACATCCTGGCAACTCTGGAGCCGCTTGTCCAGTTCTGCCCGCGAGGTCCCATAATAGTGCTGGTGTACTCGTGCCCATTCCACAAAAGCCTCATCAGCCACCATGGCACGAAAGACTTCCGGTGTGACGAAATGATAGTCCACACCCTGTTTTTCCCCTGGTCGAGGTTCTCTGGTAGTATGGGAAACAGAGTATTCCAGACTCGCTAATCTGCTCAGAACCCCCTGCCTGAGAGTCGATTTGCCCACACCTGAAGGTCCTGAGAGAACAAAGAGTTGTCCGGCAGATTTCATGAGCTACTTCGTCTTGCTGTCTCCATCTTTGCTCAGAGTATCAGCCATGTACCGCTGGGCAATGGTTTCAGCCTGGACCCCGGAAAGAATCACATGGTTGCTGTCTGTAATAATGATGGCCCGTGTCCGTCTGCCCATAGTAGCGTCAATGAGTTTCTTCGACACCTTAGCGTCCTCTTTCAACCTCTTCATAGGTGCGGAACCCGGTGAAACGATCGCAATCACACGATCTGCCACCACGGTATTGCCAAACCCGATGTTGAGAAGTTTTCCTTCCATTGCCACACCGCCTTAAAGATATCTGGATCATTGCCAAGGGCGTCCCCACGATGAAAGATTGCTGCTGGTCAACATATTTTCAAAGACGTCTACGGGTCAGGAATCCTCGTTGTCTGCGCCTGTGCCTTGGAGAAAATCATCGCCAAAGGTAACATCTCCTCTCTCCCTTCCTCCCTGTTATTCCACGTTCTGTACCTGTTCTCGCAGCCTTTCCAGCTCGGTCTTGGCCTTGATCACCTTGCGGCCTATCAGCACATCACTTGCTTTGGCACCGATAGTGTTGATCTCCCGCAGCATTTCCTGCAGGAGAAACTCCAATTCTCTGCCGCGGACGCCGCTGCCCTCCAGTAGTTCGTGGAACTGCTGCAGGTGGCTTTGCAAGCGCACCAGCTCTTCAGTGATATCGGCTTTCTCGGCAAAGAAGACCACCTCTTGCATAAGCCTGGCCTCGTCCACCTCCGTATCCTCGAGGAGTTGCTGCACCCTTTCCTGCAGACGATTCTTGTTCTCAACAATCACTTCTGGTGCTCGCAAGCGCATTTCTTCAACCAGCCGGTTCAGATGGTCCAGGCGCCGGCGAAAGTCGAGCTCGATATTCCTGCCCTCCTCGAAGCGCATTTGCAGGCATGCTTCAATAGCCATCTCCAGCGCCTTTTCCAGGATCTGCCAGGCGTCTGTCTGCACTTGCTCGTTTTCCTGGAACACAAAGATATCTCTGAAGCCGAGAAGCGTCTCTGTCCTGAGCTCACCTTCCAGGTCGAGTTCCTCCTTGAGACGGGTTGCCAGCCTTTTGTAAGTTCTGGCCAGAGCCAGATCTACCGTAAGATGTTGCACCTTCTCGAGAGTCTCGTCAGCGAGCACCGTAAGCTCTATACGCCCCCGGGAGAAGCGGCGGCTCACCTTCTTTCTGATGTCATCCTCGAGGAAGGCATATTTGCGGGGCAGCCTTATCTGAATATCACAAAATCGATGATTCAGGGTACGCAATTCTACTGTAAAACTATATCCCTCGTCTTCTGCCTGTCCTCTGCCAAAGGCCGTCATGCTGTAAAGCAATTGTTCTCTCCCTGATAAAAACCACTCTCGAGTGCCTGCTCGCCCGATGTGCTCCAGCAGCCGCATTCACTTGCAGGGCAGATGAGTTCCCTGCTGTGGTCCCGGTCACTGTACTGGAGGAGCTCAAAGCAAGAGCCTGCCTGTCAATCTCTCGGGCTGACCATCTTTTCCCCCTGGCGCAACTGGAATAGATAGCGTTGTCGGATGGTCCAGAGCCAGTCGCGAATTTTTTGTTGAGCATAATCAGGATAAGTCCAGGGCAGGGCGCGGTATTGTTGACGTTGAAAAATCAGAGTCAGGTCCGCATAAATCCCCCGCCCAAGGTAGATCCTGTGAGTGTAGTTCTTGCCTGAGGCGAGCACCAGTCTCTCGGCCACCAGATATCCTGGATCTATATTCACGGTGCGTCGCCCCTGTCTGCTGCTCCTGGTCTCCATCATGTTGGTTTGTTCTTTGATCTGCACCAGGTCATCCTGACCGATAAGGGTGCCGTAGCTGGCAAACCTTCGCAGCAAGGGGCGGCCCATTTCTGCCTCATAATAGTCGGTAAGGTCAAAGGGCAATATCTCACTTACAAAATCTATGGGACCATAACGGTCGGCCAGATCCAGAACAACCCTGGCAATATCCTCGGCCTGCCTCGCAATCACACTGACAAAAAGCTTTGCCGGTTTTGCCTGCTGCGGGACACTCACCTTGGACTCTCCTGGGTGAAACTCTGGCGGCCAACACAAAAATAGCGGAAGCCACGCGACGCCATGCGGTCGGGCTCGTAGATGTTTCTGAGGTCGAAGACCACCGGCTCTGTCAGGAGTTCCTTCATTCTCTCCCAGTGGAGGTTGCGAAATTGATTCCATTCAGTAATGATCACCAGGGCATTGGCATCCCTGGCAGCCTCATAGGCATCCGTGGCGTACTCTATGTTGTCGAGAAACTTTCTGGCTTCTTGCATGCCCGCCGGATCATAGGCCCGGATCCTGGCCCCCTGTTCCTGGAGTGCTCTGATGATAGCAATAGAGGGCGCTTCTCGCATGTCGTCAGTATTTGGTTTGAAAGTGAGACCGAGCACGGCAATGAGCTTCCCTGCCACCCCGTTCAGCCCCGCCATTATCTTTTCTACCATGCGCTCTTTCTGTTTCTCATTGACGCGCATCACAGCCCTGACGATCTCAAAGGCGTAGCCGTGCTGCTCGGCGATTCTATCGATGGCAAGCACGTCCTTGGGGAAACATGAGCCTCCGAATCCCGGACCGGGGTGGAGGAACTTGGAGCCGATTCGCCCATCCAACCCCATGCCTTTGGCAACCTGGTGCACGTCTGCCCCTACCCGTTCACATATGGTGGCCATTTCATTGATGAAAGAAATCTTGGTGGCCAAGAAGGCGTTGGAAGCATACTTGATCATCTCCGCCGTGGCCACGTCTGTGATAATAAACGGTGTTTCGATCAGATAGAGAGGCCGGTAGAGATCCTGCATGATGGCAATCGCCTGATCACTGCTGGCGCCGATTACGATTCTATTTGGTCGCATGAAGTCTTCTATGGCAGAACCTTCTCTGAGGAACTCCGGATTCGACACCACATCAAAGGCTGTTGTGGACTGCCGCTCCTTGGTGATAATGTCCGCTATCATCTCGCCGGTCCCTACAGGAACCGTACTCTTGGTAACAATGACCTTGTAGCCCGTGAGATTCCTGCCAATGGTGGCAGCAACTTCTCGAATGTAACTGAGGTCAGCACTGCCGTCTTTTGCCGAGGGAGTTCCCACAGCAATAAAGATCACCAGCGCCTGGTGTATGGCCTCACTGGCATCCGTGCTGAAAGCTAATCGTCCCTGCTGCACATTCTTGTGAATCAGCTCCTTCAATCCGGGCTCATAAAAGGGCACCTCGCCACTATTGAGAATGCGTATTTTTTCCTCGTCATTGTCCACACAGGTGACGTGCACTCCGAACTCTGCAAAACACGCACCTGTAACCAGCCCCACATAACCAACTCCCACGATACAGATGTTCATAGGCAAAGCTCCACTTAACACCACCAAGTTTCCAGGCACCGTTCACATTTCAGACGCCTGGATCTCAGCGGCGGCCCTCTACAAAGTTTCTCTCTCGGGCGCCCTGTCGGAGCCAGAACCATTGCGGTCATTTGACTCAGACACTGGACCCTGTCATAGGAGTCAGCTTCTGCAAATCCCGAGCCAGCAGGCAATGCCCTCACGGGCAGTAACACTCAGCAGGAACCGCCCAGCGGCTTCATGCCCGGCTGCCGCAGCTTTCTCTACCGCCTCTACCGCGCATGTCGAGGCAAGCCTCAGTACCTGGTGGAACCGGCACAAAGGGAAAAAGCCTCGACAAACAGCCGAGCAACCAGCAGCAATCCATCAGCAGCATGTGTCTCCTGGCTAGCTCTGCCTGCTGTTCCTCAGAACCCTCTTCAATTGAGCAGCACTTACCGTGGCGGTTCCTACCTCAGCCACAACAATGCCGGCAGCAAAATTTGCCAGCACTGCAGACTGTTCAGGACTGAAGCCAGCAGCCAGACCTAGGGTAAAGGTGCTGATTACCGTATCGCCCGCGCCGGACACATCAAAAACTTTTTTTGCCTCGGTGGGCACATGAGTGACATTGCCATTGCCCTCGAAGAGGGTCATACCGGCCTGACCCCTGGTGATGAGAACCAGGCGGCAATGAAGCTCTTCCAGGAGCCTCCTGCCGGCCTGGGCCAGGCTGTCGTCATCATGTACTGCTATGCCAGCCATGGTGGCTGCTTCGTCATTATTCGGCGTTATGAAGGTGACGTGCCGATACAAATCAAAGTTTCGCTCTTTGGGGTCCACCCCCACCATGATGTCAGCTTCTCTGGCCATTTCCAGGATGCCGTCCATGAGCTGCTGGGTGACAACCCCCTTGCCATAGTCTGCAATTATTACCGCCTGGCAAGTGTTGATTTCAGCGCCGATTGTTTCTAGCATTTTGAGGGTATTGTGCTCGGCCAATGGACGGCAATCTTCCCGGTCCACGCGCACTACCTGCTGCGAGTGGGCCACCACCCTGGTCTTGATGGTGGTGGGCCGCTCAGGATCGGCCAGCAGGCCATGAGTTGGCAGGCCCAGCTCGCCCAGCAGCCGCCTTACTTCTCTGCCCATACGATCCTGGCCTATGACCCCGCAGAGCAGAGCCTTGCCCCCGAGGGCGGCAATGTTGTGCACCACATTGGCGGCTCCTCCCAGCATGAGGGATTCCCGCACTACATTCACCACAGGCACTGGAGCCTCAGGGGAGATCCGATTGACCCGGCCCCAGAGGAATTCGTCCATTATCACATCGCCGACCACCAGAATGGCACAATCCTCAAACCGCTCGAGGCCCTCACAGAGTTGCGCTGGAGACAAAACCACAGTCATTCTCGGATTCATTCGGGTTTCATAAAGCAGGACGTTTCACCTGGACATTTCATGAGTTGATGCTGGACGAGCGTCAAGATCTCTGTTCCCCCGACCAGTGATGCTGAACTGCAGCAGTCCATGACTTCCCGGGCAATACCTCGCAGGAACCACCTCTGCCGATACGGTCAGGAATATGCCCGAGGACGCCAGAAAGCTCAACGACATCAGCAGCCGCAGTCACGCCAGTGCGTGATTCATGAAGCATCCGGGTGAAAACTGCAGTTGAATATAGCACAGCATGGAAATGAAGTAATTATTTTTTTCTGGCGGCTAAGGCTGTACCTGTGAATCTTTCCTTTTTTTGTACCTGCCGCTACTCACCAGCGGCAGCCGCTGCTATCAGGTTGTTCTTGCAAAGACACCGACACCCTGAAAATTCACCAACCCTGATTTTTCCCCTTGCAATCCCCACTTTTTTTTGCCAATCTTGCTGCAGTTGTAACTGACGCCAGACAACCGC
This region includes:
- the rlmB gene encoding 23S rRNA (guanosine(2251)-2'-O)-methyltransferase RlmB, whose translation is MLYGIHPVREALRVRGHRFKEIWVSRSSVSGPVKELLEEAIGLGIKIRSCEREQLENKAGKVRHQGILAFLAPYTYATLEDILTAARQQDPAFILLLDGIQDPQNLGALIRSAHLCGVHGVIIPKHRAGGLTAGVHKASAGALEHVPVARVTNLAATIGVLKQQAIWVVGLAMEGEQLLFEVDFTQPTALVIGSEAAGIRPLVKRSCDLLAAIPQLGELNSFSASAAGAMAMYEVMRQRFKFSGQREQCPPAPE
- the gmk gene encoding guanylate kinase gives rise to the protein MKSAGQLFVLSGPSGVGKSTLRQGVLSRLASLEYSVSHTTREPRPGEKQGVDYHFVTPEVFRAMVADEAFVEWARVHQHYYGTSRAELDKRLQSCQDVILEIDVQGARQIKAHYPTACFIFVLPPDAGSLKARLQRRRTEDAASLETRLTQAAVEIAEAPWYDYLLVNDTLEEATDMLAAIIVAERCRTKKVASRVLALYRTLGPQKNAADDPSSPP
- a CDS encoding DUF370 domain-containing protein produces the protein MEGKLLNIGFGNTVVADRVIAIVSPGSAPMKRLKEDAKVSKKLIDATMGRRTRAIIITDSNHVILSGVQAETIAQRYMADTLSKDGDSKTK
- a CDS encoding YicC family protein; translated protein: MLYSMTAFGRGQAEDEGYSFTVELRTLNHRFCDIQIRLPRKYAFLEDDIRKKVSRRFSRGRIELTVLADETLEKVQHLTVDLALARTYKRLATRLKEELDLEGELRTETLLGFRDIFVFQENEQVQTDAWQILEKALEMAIEACLQMRFEEGRNIELDFRRRLDHLNRLVEEMRLRAPEVIVENKNRLQERVQQLLEDTEVDEARLMQEVVFFAEKADITEELVRLQSHLQQFHELLEGSGVRGRELEFLLQEMLREINTIGAKASDVLIGRKVIKAKTELERLREQVQNVE
- a CDS encoding DUF4416 family protein; translation: MSVPQQAKPAKLFVSVIARQAEDIARVVLDLADRYGPIDFVSEILPFDLTDYYEAEMGRPLLRRFASYGTLIGQDDLVQIKEQTNMMETRSSRQGRRTVNIDPGYLVAERLVLASGKNYTHRIYLGRGIYADLTLIFQRQQYRALPWTYPDYAQQKIRDWLWTIRQRYLFQLRQGEKMVSPRD
- a CDS encoding UDP-glucose/GDP-mannose dehydrogenase family protein; translated protein: MNICIVGVGYVGLVTGACFAEFGVHVTCVDNDEEKIRILNSGEVPFYEPGLKELIHKNVQQGRLAFSTDASEAIHQALVIFIAVGTPSAKDGSADLSYIREVAATIGRNLTGYKVIVTKSTVPVGTGEMIADIITKERQSTTAFDVVSNPEFLREGSAIEDFMRPNRIVIGASSDQAIAIMQDLYRPLYLIETPFIITDVATAEMIKYASNAFLATKISFINEMATICERVGADVHQVAKGMGLDGRIGSKFLHPGPGFGGSCFPKDVLAIDRIAEQHGYAFEIVRAVMRVNEKQKERMVEKIMAGLNGVAGKLIAVLGLTFKPNTDDMREAPSIAIIRALQEQGARIRAYDPAGMQEARKFLDNIEYATDAYEAARDANALVIITEWNQFRNLHWERMKELLTEPVVFDLRNIYEPDRMASRGFRYFCVGRQSFTQESPR
- the rfaE1 gene encoding D-glycero-beta-D-manno-heptose-7-phosphate kinase, which codes for MNPRMTVVLSPAQLCEGLERFEDCAILVVGDVIMDEFLWGRVNRISPEAPVPVVNVVRESLMLGGAANVVHNIAALGGKALLCGVIGQDRMGREVRRLLGELGLPTHGLLADPERPTTIKTRVVAHSQQVVRVDREDCRPLAEHNTLKMLETIGAEINTCQAVIIADYGKGVVTQQLMDGILEMAREADIMVGVDPKERNFDLYRHVTFITPNNDEAATMAGIAVHDDDSLAQAGRRLLEELHCRLVLITRGQAGMTLFEGNGNVTHVPTEAKKVFDVSGAGDTVISTFTLGLAAGFSPEQSAVLANFAAGIVVAEVGTATVSAAQLKRVLRNSRQS